One genomic window of Maribacter aquivivus includes the following:
- a CDS encoding SusC/RagA family TonB-linked outer membrane protein yields MNYQKNFPKFSMIRNHVGLTMILFFSGFLLTSLHAQTTVSGTITSASDNMPLPGVSVIDANNPTTGVQADFDGNFTITVDDGSTSLRFSYIGFKAVVVPVNNKSTINVSLEEDVANLDEVVVVGYGTQKKATVTGAVTAVQGPVLESSPAISVSNSLAGRLPGVVIVQTSGEPGNDESTISIRGTNTLGNNQPLIVIDGIPDRDGGIGRINADDIANISVLKDASAAIYGARAANGAIIVTTKTGKVGKMQINYKADFGLTRPTRTPEMASAVEYQTIMNELAIYNSNIPASQWGTANTAFQTSGSYTIPGSSPAETVNAAFSPETINNYRTSADPWLYPDTDWFGATFKDWAEQQRHNLSISGGNEDLKYYASLGYSDQGAIYKNSANRYQQYNFRLNTDARINDYISTKLSMAYRKEDRTFPTEGAGAIFRMLMRGRPNEPAIWPNGLPGPDIENGQQPVVVTTNATGYDKQPTDFLQFTGSVDITNPWVEGLKLNLTAGVDQSQLRRKLWQTPWTLYSLDRANYIATGTPELSGSIRSNFTDARLLQSSNNVLNTNLTGILTYDKTIGEDHNIGILAGITRENFQGEFFSAFRRNYLSTAVDQLGVGGEIAQETDGYGYNRTRLGYYGRAQYNYKEKYLAEFIWRVDGSYIFPGDDRFGFFPGLLLGWNINNEDWFNVDSISYLKLRASYGEMGNDQVSFDSNGDGEITDDELQEYAYQSIYEFGQYPINGQVQTTLFENLLANPSFTWERAKNYNIGLDGIVLDGKLSFTLEYFLNKRDQILIQKTGSTPGSSGISDLLPPVNAGKVNNEGFEFALNYFGGSVDGFKWDVGVNGGYAQNSVEFLDEIPGAPDYQLQEGKPIGSYLVYESDGVFIDEAAVSANTLDYSAVKPQLEPGDMKFKDVNGDGAINDLDQVRLTNSINPNFNFGVTFNASYKNFDLSLLLQGATGAKLFIQTESGDIGNFLKYSYDNRWSPDNPSSVHPRLASRGDTYYTGGDYGNNTYNLFSKDYLRLKNVQLAYNFPSEMISQFGLSKFKVYMSGLNLATWAAQDIYDPESTSNSGQFYPQQSIINTGFSLTF; encoded by the coding sequence ATGAATTATCAAAAAAACTTTCCTAAGTTTTCCATGATTCGAAATCATGTAGGCTTAACGATGATTTTATTTTTTAGTGGATTTCTCTTAACCAGTCTCCACGCACAAACAACTGTTTCAGGTACTATTACATCAGCCTCAGACAACATGCCTTTACCTGGTGTATCTGTCATTGATGCCAATAACCCAACAACAGGAGTACAAGCAGATTTTGATGGTAACTTTACGATTACCGTAGATGATGGCAGTACCAGTTTACGATTTAGCTACATTGGCTTTAAAGCTGTAGTAGTACCCGTAAATAACAAAAGCACCATCAACGTTTCTTTAGAAGAAGACGTTGCCAACTTAGACGAAGTAGTTGTCGTTGGTTATGGTACACAAAAAAAGGCAACCGTAACTGGTGCAGTTACTGCCGTACAAGGTCCTGTTCTAGAAAGTTCGCCCGCAATAAGTGTATCTAACTCATTGGCAGGTAGACTACCTGGGGTAGTAATCGTACAAACCAGTGGTGAGCCTGGTAATGACGAATCTACTATTAGCATCCGTGGTACAAACACCTTGGGTAACAACCAACCACTAATTGTAATTGACGGTATACCAGATAGAGATGGCGGTATAGGTCGTATCAATGCAGATGACATTGCAAACATTTCTGTTCTTAAAGATGCTTCAGCTGCAATTTATGGTGCAAGAGCTGCAAACGGTGCAATTATAGTTACTACCAAAACTGGTAAAGTTGGCAAAATGCAAATAAACTATAAAGCCGATTTTGGACTTACAAGACCGACAAGAACTCCAGAAATGGCTAGTGCTGTAGAGTACCAAACCATAATGAACGAACTGGCAATTTACAATAGTAACATACCAGCATCGCAATGGGGTACAGCAAACACTGCATTTCAAACTTCTGGCAGCTATACAATACCTGGCAGTAGTCCTGCAGAAACTGTAAATGCAGCTTTTAGTCCAGAGACAATTAATAATTATAGAACTAGTGCAGACCCATGGTTATACCCAGACACAGATTGGTTCGGTGCAACTTTTAAAGATTGGGCAGAACAACAGAGACACAATCTATCTATAAGTGGTGGTAATGAAGATTTAAAATACTATGCTTCTTTAGGGTATTCTGACCAAGGCGCTATATACAAGAATTCAGCGAACAGGTATCAGCAATATAATTTTAGATTAAATACCGATGCTAGAATTAACGACTACATTTCTACAAAGTTGAGCATGGCATACAGAAAGGAAGATAGAACTTTCCCTACTGAAGGTGCAGGTGCTATTTTTAGAATGTTAATGAGAGGTAGACCAAACGAACCTGCAATATGGCCAAACGGATTACCAGGACCAGATATTGAAAATGGACAACAACCAGTTGTGGTTACGACCAATGCTACTGGTTATGACAAGCAACCAACAGATTTCTTACAATTTACAGGTTCGGTTGATATTACGAACCCATGGGTAGAAGGTCTTAAATTAAATTTAACGGCAGGTGTAGATCAAAGTCAGTTACGTAGAAAATTATGGCAAACACCGTGGACACTTTATTCATTAGACCGTGCAAATTATATTGCCACAGGAACTCCTGAACTAAGCGGATCTATTCGTTCTAATTTTACAGATGCAAGATTACTACAATCATCTAATAATGTACTAAACACCAACCTTACTGGTATATTGACTTATGATAAAACAATTGGAGAGGATCATAACATTGGTATTTTAGCAGGTATTACACGTGAAAATTTTCAAGGTGAGTTTTTCTCGGCATTTAGAAGAAACTATCTTTCTACGGCAGTTGATCAACTTGGAGTTGGTGGTGAAATTGCACAAGAAACAGATGGTTATGGATATAACCGTACTCGTTTAGGATATTATGGGCGTGCTCAGTATAACTACAAGGAAAAATATTTAGCAGAATTTATTTGGAGAGTTGATGGTTCTTACATCTTCCCAGGTGATGATCGTTTTGGGTTCTTTCCAGGTTTATTACTTGGTTGGAACATTAATAATGAAGATTGGTTTAATGTAGATTCAATCAGTTACTTAAAACTTAGAGCTTCTTACGGAGAAATGGGTAATGATCAAGTTTCTTTTGACTCTAATGGTGATGGCGAGATTACAGATGACGAATTACAGGAATATGCATATCAGTCTATTTATGAATTCGGACAGTATCCTATAAATGGTCAAGTACAAACTACATTGTTCGAAAACTTATTGGCTAACCCTAGCTTTACTTGGGAGCGTGCTAAAAATTATAACATTGGTTTAGATGGTATAGTTTTAGATGGCAAATTGAGTTTTACTCTTGAATACTTTTTAAACAAACGTGATCAAATTCTAATTCAGAAAACAGGTTCTACACCAGGTTCTTCTGGTATTTCAGATTTATTACCTCCAGTTAATGCTGGTAAGGTAAATAATGAAGGTTTTGAATTTGCTTTAAACTATTTCGGCGGTAGTGTTGATGGGTTTAAGTGGGATGTTGGTGTAAACGGTGGTTACGCCCAAAACAGTGTTGAGTTCTTAGATGAAATACCTGGAGCTCCAGATTATCAATTACAAGAAGGAAAACCAATTGGTTCGTACTTAGTTTATGAGTCAGACGGAGTATTCATAGATGAAGCTGCCGTTAGTGCAAATACATTAGACTATAGCGCTGTTAAACCTCAACTAGAGCCAGGTGACATGAAATTTAAAGATGTTAATGGTGATGGTGCTATCAATGATTTAGATCAAGTAAGACTAACAAATAGCATCAACCCTAATTTCAACTTTGGTGTTACCTTCAATGCTTCATATAAGAATTTTGACCTTTCACTATTATTACAAGGTGCAACAGGTGCCAAATTATTCATTCAAACAGAATCTGGTGATATTGGTAACTTCTTAAAGTATAGCTACGATAATAGATGGAGTCCAGATAACCCAAGTAGCGTTCACCCAAGGCTAGCAAGTCGTGGAGATACGTATTATACCGGTGGTGATTATGGAAATAACACATATAACCTTTTTAGCAAAGATTATTTAAGACTTAAGAACGTTCAATTGGCATATAATTTCCCTTCAGAAATGATCAGTCAGTTCGGGCTTTCTAAATTTAAGGTATACATGAGCGGCCTTAACTTGGCTACATGGGCAGCTCAAGATATCTACGACCCTGAATCGACTAGTAATAGTGGTCAGTTCTACCCACAACAGTCAATTATTAACACAGGTTTTAGTTTAACATTTTAA
- a CDS encoding GntR family transcriptional regulator encodes MPVISKILNLTHNNNLTKHEQLVQGVIESIEGGELTVGDRLPSINIMVEEIGYARKTIFKAYEELKNRGLIESRQLKGYFVISQATNITKRMALLLFAFQSYQEEFYKTFRKEMGKRFQIDVFFHHNNPTVFETIMTNINGKYGMYVVAPIQNQKTAQLLQNIEPKKLLLVDRYLNLGKSFSYITQEFEDVIYTSLVQLLPEIKKYNKIILYFNEESDYSPLTIKKAFEKFLNEFSIVGVVKENYTIGSATKGNLYFALGDTILWHILRDSVRKKLVIGEDIGILSQNDNVSKEIVFGGITTISTDFNEMAKAAARHIKNESVTQVIMPSKLIKRASL; translated from the coding sequence ATGCCGGTTATTAGTAAAATTTTAAACCTAACCCACAATAATAACCTTACAAAACACGAGCAATTGGTTCAAGGAGTTATTGAATCAATTGAAGGAGGAGAATTGACCGTCGGTGACCGCTTACCCTCTATAAATATTATGGTTGAGGAAATTGGTTATGCTCGAAAAACTATTTTTAAAGCATACGAAGAACTTAAAAATAGAGGCTTAATTGAGTCTAGGCAATTAAAAGGGTATTTTGTAATTAGCCAAGCAACAAACATTACTAAAAGAATGGCGTTGTTGTTGTTTGCTTTTCAGAGTTATCAAGAAGAATTCTATAAAACCTTTCGAAAAGAGATGGGTAAGCGATTTCAAATCGATGTTTTTTTTCACCATAATAATCCTACTGTTTTTGAAACCATTATGACCAATATAAATGGTAAATATGGAATGTATGTCGTTGCGCCTATTCAAAATCAAAAGACTGCTCAGTTACTGCAGAATATTGAACCTAAGAAATTGCTACTAGTAGATCGTTATTTAAATTTGGGAAAGTCCTTTTCCTATATTACTCAAGAATTTGAAGATGTTATTTATACTTCTTTAGTACAATTGCTTCCTGAAATAAAAAAATATAATAAGATTATACTTTATTTTAATGAAGAGAGCGATTATTCACCACTAACAATTAAAAAAGCTTTTGAGAAATTTTTAAATGAGTTTTCAATCGTTGGTGTAGTTAAAGAAAACTATACTATTGGTTCTGCAACTAAGGGTAATCTTTATTTTGCATTAGGCGATACTATTCTATGGCATATTTTACGTGATTCTGTACGTAAAAAATTAGTGATCGGAGAAGATATCGGTATACTTTCACAGAATGATAATGTTTCAAAAGAGATTGTTTTTGGTGGTATTACTACCATTTCTACAGATTTTAATGAAATGGCCAAGGCAGCAGCTAGGCACATAAAAAATGAAAGTGTTACTCAGGTAATTATGCCATCTAAGTTAATTAAACGCGCTTCTTTATAA
- a CDS encoding polyprenyl synthetase family protein: MHTITEYREEFIAYLDSMKITKEPRNLYEPITYILGLGGKRLRPVLVLMTAEIFKGDFKKALDAAVAIEVFHNFSLVHDDIMDDAPVRRGQTTVHEKWDINTGILSGDAMLIMAYQLFENYEPNVFRDLAKLFSKTALEVCEGQQYDVDFETRDDVMLPEYLKMIEYKTAVLVAAALKMGAIVAGASDTAQEQMYNFGLNLGIAFQLQDDYLDVFGDPETFGKQVGGDIIENKKTYLYLKALNSGSEIMKQELEHLYSIQPKESESKVKAVRSIFKKTEADRATKVAISDYTAKAFEVLDEMEIEQENKDLLKQFGENLMNRTV, translated from the coding sequence ATGCATACTATTACTGAATATAGAGAAGAGTTTATTGCGTATTTGGACTCAATGAAAATTACAAAGGAACCTAGAAACCTTTATGAGCCCATTACCTATATTCTTGGTTTAGGCGGAAAGCGCTTAAGACCAGTTTTAGTATTAATGACCGCTGAGATTTTTAAAGGTGATTTTAAAAAAGCTTTAGATGCCGCAGTAGCTATTGAGGTTTTTCACAATTTTTCTTTAGTGCATGATGATATTATGGATGATGCCCCTGTTCGTAGAGGGCAAACCACCGTTCATGAAAAATGGGATATAAATACTGGTATTCTATCTGGTGATGCAATGCTAATTATGGCGTATCAGCTTTTTGAAAACTATGAGCCTAATGTATTTAGAGATCTTGCTAAATTGTTTAGTAAAACAGCATTAGAAGTTTGCGAGGGTCAACAATACGATGTCGATTTTGAAACAAGAGACGATGTAATGTTGCCTGAATATTTAAAAATGATTGAGTACAAAACTGCTGTTCTTGTTGCTGCAGCTCTTAAAATGGGAGCTATTGTTGCGGGTGCTTCAGATACTGCACAAGAACAAATGTATAATTTTGGATTAAATCTTGGTATTGCCTTTCAATTGCAAGATGATTATTTAGATGTATTCGGTGATCCAGAAACGTTCGGAAAACAAGTAGGTGGCGATATTATTGAGAATAAGAAAACGTATTTATATCTAAAAGCATTGAATTCTGGTTCTGAAATAATGAAGCAAGAATTGGAGCATTTATACTCTATTCAGCCAAAAGAATCAGAATCTAAGGTTAAGGCCGTACGCTCAATTTTTAAAAAAACAGAAGCAGATAGGGCTACTAAAGTTGCTATTTCAGACTACACGGCAAAAGCATTTGAAGTATTGGATGAAATGGAGATAGAGCAGGAAAACAAAGATTTGTTAAAACAATTCGGCGAAAACCTTATGAATAGAACGGTTTAA
- a CDS encoding lycopene cyclase family protein yields MNEYDYIIIGAGASGLLLADAMLNDSFFDDKRILLLDKDPKNSNDRTWCFWEEGDGQFEAIIHKRWSSIHFQGEDVLKRTDINPYSYKMIRSIDFYKYYLGRIKESSHITFVQESMVYLNESATEVTVKTTNNTYSGKFIFNSLFDYKMATGQKKYPVLQQHFVGWVIKTEKPIFNANEVTYMDFSIPQKGNTRFMYVLPYSNNTALIEYTLFSEQLLPKAEYEAAIKEYIVDRFQCKTYEIIEKEAGSIPMTAYDFREHHTRRVRYIGTAGGWAKPSTGYTLMSTTNKIPKLIELIKQGKPLQKMKLKNKFWFYDMLFLDVLHHNNGNGHAIFESIFKSLKPQMVFKFLDEKTSLKEDIIYINSCPKAPFIKALFRRLF; encoded by the coding sequence ATGAACGAATACGATTATATCATTATTGGTGCAGGCGCATCTGGTTTATTACTGGCTGATGCCATGCTTAATGATTCGTTTTTTGATGATAAGAGGATATTACTTCTTGACAAAGACCCAAAAAATAGTAATGATAGAACATGGTGTTTTTGGGAAGAAGGCGATGGTCAGTTTGAAGCTATTATCCATAAAAGATGGAGTTCTATTCACTTTCAAGGAGAAGATGTACTTAAAAGAACAGATATTAATCCGTATTCCTATAAAATGATTAGGAGTATTGATTTTTACAAATATTACTTAGGTCGTATAAAAGAATCATCTCATATCACTTTTGTTCAAGAAAGTATGGTTTACTTAAATGAGTCAGCCACTGAGGTTACCGTAAAAACTACGAATAACACGTATTCTGGCAAGTTCATATTCAATAGTCTTTTTGACTATAAAATGGCAACGGGGCAAAAAAAATATCCGGTATTGCAGCAACATTTTGTGGGCTGGGTGATTAAAACCGAAAAGCCCATTTTCAATGCCAATGAAGTTACTTACATGGATTTTTCCATCCCACAAAAAGGAAATACTCGTTTCATGTATGTACTACCTTATTCAAATAACACCGCGTTAATTGAATACACATTGTTCTCAGAACAATTATTACCAAAAGCCGAATATGAAGCCGCTATAAAAGAGTATATAGTAGACCGTTTTCAATGTAAAACTTATGAGATTATTGAAAAGGAAGCAGGTAGCATACCAATGACCGCTTATGATTTTAGAGAACACCACACTAGGAGAGTTAGATATATAGGTACCGCAGGCGGATGGGCAAAACCAAGCACAGGCTATACTTTAATGAGTACTACAAATAAGATTCCTAAATTAATTGAACTTATAAAACAAGGGAAGCCACTTCAGAAAATGAAATTAAAAAATAAATTCTGGTTTTATGATATGCTCTTTTTAGATGTTTTACATCATAATAATGGCAACGGACATGCCATTTTCGAATCTATTTTTAAATCTTTAAAACCACAAATGGTATTTAAATTTCTTGATGAAAAAACAAGTTTAAAAGAAGATATCATTTATATAAATTCTTGCCCGAAAGCTCCATTTATAAAAGCGCTATTTAGAAGGCTATTTTAA
- a CDS encoding TonB-dependent receptor — MIKIIFFACSILSFGIISAQNSTISGTVSSKDGSEAYVNIYLKGTEVGTASNENGQYTLKNIPSGKYTLIASTIGFERFYQTITIVEGENQIVNISLSPSTESLDEMVVTGTLKPVSRLESPVPVEVYKPTFFKKNPTASIFEALQNVNGVRPQINCNVCNTGDIHINGLEGPYTLVLIDGMPIVSGLGTVYGLSGIPNSLIEQIEVVKGPASTLYGSEAVGGLINIITKNNLSAPDFFADSFVTSWGEFNLDVGTKFNIGKKTNVLLGVNYFKFDNPIDNNGDNFTDLTLQDRISVFQKWNFVRKNSRILSLAGRFFYEDRWGGEMQWSPEFRGGDEIYGESIYTRRWEVLGKYQLPVEEQLMLSFSYNDHKQNSVYGNVPYLADQRIGFTQLTWDKTIGKHSLLTGTALRYNYYDDNTPATLNANGNANQPDEVLIPSIFVQDEIAFNKKHSLLLGGRYDYDDRHGNIFTPRGAYRFKFTDNDIIRLNAGTGFRVVNLFTEDHAALTGSRDVIIAEELKPERSFNVNLNYLKKIYGDNGTFVSLDASVFYTNFQNVIIPDYDTNPNQIIYDNLNGTSISKGVSANVDVSFYNGLKFMLGGTIQNVSNTEDGVKERQILTESYSANWSVGYDIRTWNLNIDYTGNLYGPMRLPTLGESDPRSDFSPVWSIQNIQFTYDGLKNFEFYGGVKNLLDWTPNRGNPFIIARANDPFDKEVTFDTNGNAVATPNNPNGLTFDPSYVYGPNQGIRTFFGLRYTLN, encoded by the coding sequence ATGATTAAAATAATATTTTTTGCCTGCTCTATTTTATCTTTCGGTATCATAAGTGCGCAAAATTCTACTATATCTGGCACTGTTTCATCAAAAGACGGTTCAGAAGCCTATGTAAATATTTATTTAAAGGGAACCGAAGTAGGTACTGCTTCAAATGAAAATGGGCAATACACTTTAAAGAATATTCCCTCCGGAAAATACACACTAATAGCTTCTACCATTGGCTTTGAGAGATTTTACCAAACAATTACAATTGTCGAAGGCGAAAATCAAATTGTTAATATCAGCTTATCACCTTCTACGGAATCTTTAGATGAAATGGTTGTTACAGGAACATTAAAGCCTGTTAGCAGATTAGAGAGTCCGGTGCCCGTAGAAGTATACAAACCTACTTTTTTCAAGAAAAACCCCACGGCAAGTATTTTTGAAGCTTTGCAAAATGTAAACGGTGTTAGACCACAAATAAATTGTAATGTATGTAATACAGGTGATATTCATATTAATGGCTTAGAAGGTCCGTACACCTTGGTTCTTATTGACGGTATGCCAATTGTTAGCGGTCTAGGAACCGTATATGGGCTATCTGGGATTCCAAACTCGTTAATTGAACAAATTGAAGTTGTAAAAGGTCCCGCTTCTACACTTTACGGAAGTGAAGCTGTTGGCGGACTCATAAATATCATCACAAAAAATAACCTATCTGCACCAGATTTTTTCGCGGATAGTTTTGTCACCTCATGGGGAGAATTTAACCTTGATGTAGGTACTAAATTTAATATTGGCAAAAAGACCAATGTACTCTTAGGAGTAAACTATTTCAAGTTTGATAACCCTATAGATAATAACGGAGATAATTTTACCGATTTAACGTTACAAGACCGAATTTCAGTTTTTCAAAAATGGAATTTCGTTAGAAAAAACTCACGAATTCTTTCACTAGCCGGACGCTTTTTTTACGAAGATAGATGGGGTGGCGAAATGCAATGGAGTCCTGAATTTAGAGGTGGAGATGAAATTTATGGAGAAAGTATTTACACCCGTAGATGGGAAGTTTTAGGTAAATATCAATTACCGGTAGAAGAGCAACTAATGCTTTCATTTTCATATAACGATCACAAACAAAATTCTGTTTACGGCAATGTACCTTACCTAGCCGATCAACGCATAGGTTTTACACAATTAACTTGGGATAAAACTATAGGTAAACATAGCCTTTTAACAGGTACGGCATTACGTTATAATTACTATGATGACAACACACCAGCTACCTTAAATGCCAATGGTAATGCTAACCAGCCAGACGAAGTTTTAATACCGAGTATTTTTGTACAAGATGAAATAGCATTCAACAAAAAGCATTCTTTACTGTTAGGTGGTCGTTATGATTATGATGACCGCCACGGTAACATTTTTACTCCGCGAGGTGCGTATCGTTTTAAATTCACTGACAATGATATTATTAGATTAAACGCTGGCACAGGTTTTAGGGTTGTAAATCTATTTACAGAAGATCATGCTGCATTAACGGGCTCACGAGATGTTATTATTGCCGAAGAATTAAAACCAGAGCGTTCATTTAATGTAAACCTAAATTACTTGAAGAAAATTTATGGTGATAATGGCACTTTTGTTAGTCTAGACGCCTCTGTATTTTATACCAATTTTCAGAATGTGATTATCCCTGATTACGATACAAACCCAAATCAGATTATATATGATAATTTAAACGGCACCTCTATTTCAAAAGGAGTGAGCGCCAATGTAGATGTTTCATTTTACAACGGTTTAAAATTCATGCTAGGTGGTACCATACAAAATGTAAGTAATACAGAAGACGGTGTAAAAGAAAGACAAATTCTTACAGAAAGTTATTCTGCAAACTGGAGTGTTGGCTATGATATACGTACCTGGAACCTAAACATTGACTACACCGGTAATTTATATGGACCAATGCGTTTACCAACCTTAGGCGAAAGCGATCCTAGAAGTGATTTTTCACCAGTATGGAGTATTCAAAACATTCAATTTACGTATGATGGTTTAAAGAATTTTGAATTTTATGGCGGAGTTAAAAACTTATTAGATTGGACTCCTAATAGAGGAAATCCATTTATAATAGCACGTGCAAATGACCCATTTGACAAAGAAGTTACTTTTGATACTAATGGCAACGCTGTGGCTACACCAAATAACCCAAATGGGTTAACTTTTGACCCTTCCTACGTATACGGACCCAACCAAGGCATACGTACATTTTTCGGATTACGTTACACATTGAATTAA
- a CDS encoding metal-dependent transcriptional regulator: MTLSEEDYIKAIYHLSEFNSKSVATNAIAEQMKTKPSSVTDMIKKLAEKSLVNYKKYQGVSLSEKGRLVALSIIRKHRLWEVFLVDKLNFSWDEVHVVAEQLEHIKSDALIDKLDAHLGFPKVDPHGDPIPNKDGVFTKSVKKLISELPVGSQGVCVGVNDSSAAFLKFLDKNKIALGDTFKILEIEEFDGSVTISTRSGSIRISKQIATNLFLEIVDEE; this comes from the coding sequence ATGACATTATCTGAAGAAGATTACATAAAAGCTATTTATCATTTAAGTGAGTTCAATAGTAAGTCTGTTGCTACCAATGCAATAGCCGAGCAGATGAAAACGAAGCCGTCATCAGTTACTGACATGATTAAAAAGCTGGCTGAAAAGTCTTTGGTGAATTATAAAAAGTACCAAGGGGTATCACTTTCTGAGAAAGGAAGGCTTGTAGCACTCTCTATAATTCGAAAACATCGTTTATGGGAAGTGTTTTTGGTAGACAAATTAAATTTTTCTTGGGATGAGGTACACGTAGTTGCCGAACAATTAGAACATATAAAGAGCGATGCTTTAATAGATAAATTAGATGCCCATTTAGGTTTTCCAAAAGTGGATCCGCACGGAGACCCAATACCTAATAAAGACGGAGTTTTTACCAAATCTGTAAAGAAATTAATAAGCGAATTACCTGTTGGTAGTCAAGGGGTGTGTGTTGGAGTCAATGATTCTTCGGCGGCTTTTTTAAAGTTTTTGGATAAGAATAAAATTGCCTTGGGCGATACTTTTAAAATATTGGAAATTGAGGAGTTTGATGGTTCCGTTACTATTTCTACACGGTCAGGCTCTATCAGGATATCCAAACAAATAGCAACGAATTTATTTTTAGAGATAGTAGATGAAGAGTAG
- a CDS encoding ZIP family metal transporter, with amino-acid sequence MDEIIAYFESIDPVLAAFYATLFTWGLTAAGAALVFLFKTMNRAVLDGMLGFTGGVMVAASFWSLLAPGIEMSPGEGFVKVIPAAIGFFLGAMFIFGLDKILPHLHINFKESEAEGVKTPWHRTTLLTLAITLHNIPEGLAVGVLFGGVAAGFEGASIGGAVALALGIGLQNFPEGFAVAMPLRRHGLSRTKSFMFGQASAIVEPIAAVLGAWAVMTFQPILPYALSFAAGAMIFVVVEEVIPETQQDKYTDIATMGFIGGFIIMMTLDVGLG; translated from the coding sequence ATGGATGAAATTATAGCGTATTTTGAATCGATAGACCCAGTGTTGGCTGCGTTTTATGCGACATTATTTACTTGGGGACTAACTGCGGCCGGTGCTGCATTGGTTTTTCTATTTAAAACTATGAATCGTGCTGTTTTAGATGGTATGTTAGGTTTTACTGGTGGCGTTATGGTTGCGGCAAGTTTTTGGAGCTTATTGGCGCCTGGTATAGAAATGAGTCCTGGTGAAGGATTCGTAAAAGTGATACCTGCAGCAATTGGTTTCTTTCTAGGAGCTATGTTCATTTTTGGATTGGATAAAATTTTACCTCATTTACATATCAATTTTAAGGAAAGTGAAGCAGAAGGGGTGAAGACGCCTTGGCACAGAACTACTTTGTTAACCTTGGCAATAACACTGCATAATATACCAGAAGGTTTAGCTGTAGGGGTTCTTTTTGGTGGTGTAGCTGCTGGGTTTGAAGGCGCTTCTATTGGTGGTGCCGTTGCGTTGGCACTTGGTATAGGTTTGCAAAATTTCCCAGAAGGTTTTGCTGTTGCTATGCCATTGCGTAGACATGGTTTAAGTAGAACCAAGAGTTTTATGTTTGGTCAGGCATCTGCAATTGTAGAACCAATTGCTGCTGTATTAGGTGCATGGGCAGTCATGACTTTTCAACCTATTTTACCTTATGCGCTTTCATTTGCTGCTGGTGCAATGATCTTTGTTGTGGTGGAAGAAGTGATACCAGAAACGCAGCAAGATAAATACACCGATATTGCCACAATGGGCTTCATTGGCGGATTCATAATTATGATGACATTAGATGTTGGTTTAGGGTAA
- a CDS encoding DUF2141 domain-containing protein, with product MIKKNLFVLLIISLMSTGLFAQHNLSLNIDGVASEKGNICFAVYNDEGSFLKFDKVYKSGSEKAVKGKTAFYITDLPEGDYAIAIFHDANGNKNLDTNMLGIPKEQIAFSKGKMKMFGPPKYKECVFTVNSNMEMNIRLN from the coding sequence ATGATTAAAAAGAATCTATTCGTATTATTGATTATATCATTAATGTCTACCGGTCTTTTCGCACAACATAATCTTAGTTTAAATATTGACGGAGTTGCCTCTGAAAAAGGAAATATTTGTTTTGCTGTTTATAATGATGAAGGTTCTTTTTTAAAATTCGATAAAGTCTACAAATCTGGATCGGAGAAAGCTGTGAAAGGCAAAACAGCTTTTTATATCACAGATTTACCCGAAGGTGATTATGCAATTGCCATTTTTCATGATGCAAATGGAAATAAAAATTTAGACACTAACATGCTAGGTATTCCTAAAGAGCAAATTGCTTTTTCTAAAGGGAAAATGAAAATGTTCGGTCCCCCAAAATATAAAGAATGCGTGTTTACCGTGAATTCTAATATGGAGATGAATATTAGATTAAATTAA